GGCGGCGCAGTTGCGGCAGTTGCAGGGCCAGTTCATCGAGGCGTTCGAAAGGAATTTCGCAGACCGACGTGGTTTCCAGTGCCTGAGCGGAGACCGGATGTTTCTCGGTGTCCATGCCGGACAGGCCGACCAGTTCACTTGGCAGGTGGAAACCAGTGAGTTGCTCTTCGCCAGCATCACTCAGGCTGAACGTCTTCAGGGCGCCGGAGCGTACTGCATAAACGGAATCGAACGTGTCGCCCTGGCGGAACAGGAACTCACCCTTTTTCAGCGGGCGGCCGCGTTTAACGATTTCGTCCAGCGCATCCATGTCTTCCAGATTCAGAGAAAGTGGCAGGCAGAGAGGGGCCAGGCTGCAATCCTTGCAATGGGCCTGGCTGTGAGCGCGCAGTTTAACTGGCTCGGACATTTCTTTAATCCTTGTGGGAAAACACACATAAGCCGTAAGGGTAACCCACGGGAGGACATTCAGGCCAGTCTGTGGCGAGTTTGTCCCACAGGCGTAAAGCCGCAGGGCAAGTGGCCGATAAGGTGGTATCAGAACGCATGCAAGGAATCGAATCGATGGCGGCCATTGGTACGCTGGGCCTTGGTAACAGCGGTGTTGAAGCGCTGTCGGAAGCGTTTAAAAACGCTGCCGACAAGAACCACGACGCTGAATCGGCAACAGAGGCAACCCCGACCTTGGTCGAGGGCGTCAAAGTGTCGCTGTCCGGTGCCTCGATCGAGAAGTCGGCCAGTGCCGGTGGTGACAATCGCGACATCGAAGAAAGCGGCTTGCCCGAGAATATCCAGCAATTGCTGAAGATGATCCGGAATTTGCAGCAGCAGATCGCCGAAAAGAACGCGCGCATCAAAGCCGTCATGGCCGACAAGACGCTCTCCACGGAAGTGAAGATCGCCAAACTCGCCGCCCTCAAAGGCGCTATTGCCGGGCTGACCAATGGTCTGATCACTGCCAATCTGTCCCTGTCCAAAGTCATGAACCAGTCCGACCTGACGGCGGAACAAACCATGAAAACCGCCTCGTTGCTGATGAAAACCTAAATCACCCGCGAGAAGCGCTGGCGGTTCTGCTGTTCGAGGTACGCATCGAACACCATGCACACCGAACGCACCAGCAGTCGTCCTGCCGGCAACACTTCGATCCGCTGACTGTCCAGCGTAATCAGACCATCCTCTGCCATGCCTTGCAGTTGTGGCCACAGAGCACCGAAATAGCCCTGAAAGTCGATGTTGAATTGCTGTTCGATCTCGATGAATTCCAGGCTGAAGTTGCAGATCAACTGCTGAATCACCGCCCGGCGCAGGCGATCGTCGGCATTGCACACCAGGCCACGGCTGGTCGCCAGTTGCGCGGCGGCGAGGGTGCTCTGGTATTCGTTGAGATCGCTGCTGTTCTGGCAGTAAAGGTCGCCAATCTGGCTGATCGCCGACACGCCCAGACCAATCAAGTCGCAGTGACCGTGGGTGGTGTAGCCCTGGAAGTTGCGCTGCAGGGTTTGTTCTTCCTGAGCAATCGCCAACTCATCGTCGGGCAGGGCGAAATGATCCATGCCGATGTAGCGGTAACCGGCGGCAGTCAGTTGCTCGATGGTGCGCTGGAGCATTTCCAGTTTTTGCGCCGGGCTCGGCAACTCATTGCCGTTGATTCGCCGCTGCGGCATGAAGCGTTCCGGCAGGTGCGCGTAGTTGAACACCGAAAGCCGATCCGGTTGCAGGCTGATGACTTCTTCCACCGTACGCGCGAAGTTGTCCGGGGTCTGCTTGGGCAGGCCGTAGATCAGGTCGATGTTGATCGAGCGAAATTGCAGGGTGCGCGCGGCGTCGATCACGGCGCGGGTTTCTTCCAGGCTTTGCAGGCGATTGACCGCCCGTTGCACCGCCGGATCAAGGTCTTGCAGGCCGATGCTGACCCGGTTGAAACCCAGTTCGCGTAGCAGGCCCATGGTTGACCAGTCGGCTTCACGCGGGTCGATCTCGATGCCGTAATCGCCGGAGTCGTCATCGAGCAGATTGAAGTGCTTGCGCAGCTGCGCCATCAATTGCCGCAGCTCATCGTGGCTGAGAAAGGTTGGAGTACCGCCGCCGAAGTGCAGTTGTTCGACTTTCTGCGCCGGGTCGAGGTGGCAGGCGATCAGCTGGATTTCCTGTTCGAGCCGTTGCAGATAGGGCAGGGCACGGCCGCGATCCTTGGTGATGACCTTGTTGCAGGCGCAGTAGTAACAAATGTTTGCGCAGAACGGCACATGCACATAGAGCGACAACGGGCGCAGGGCCTTGCGGCTGTCGCGCAGGGCATGGAACAGGTCGAAGGTGCCGACCTGGCTGTTGAATTGCACGGCGGTCGGATACGAGGTGTAACGCGGCCCCGCCAGGTCGTAGCGGCGGATCAGATCAGTGTCCCAACGAATGGCGTCGAGCATGCGGGCATTCCCCGGATAGGCTGGCAGTGTGGCGAGTCTAGGGGAGGGTGTGCGGGGGCATCTTGATTTGCATCAACAGCATAAGATCAAAAGATCGCAGCCTGCGGCAGCTCCTACAGGGGGACACATTCCAATGTAGGAGCTGCCGCAGGCTGCGATCTTTTGATTTTAATGGCCCATCAGCCAATGCTGGTGCGGGCCGGGCAGGGTCCAGATGCCGAACAGAATCACTAAAACCCCGCCCGCCATGCGCACGCTGCGTTTGCGCAACAGCGCCGTGACCCGCTCGGCGGCAAGCCCCGTCGCGAGTAGCACCGGCCACGTCCCCAGCCCGAACGCCAACATCAACAACGCACTGTCCAGCGCATTGCCCTGGCTCGCCGACCACAGCAACGTGCTGTAAACCAGTCCGCACGGCAACCAGCCCCACAAGGCGCCGAGCAGCAATGCGCGAGGCAGGCTCGACACCGGCAGCAAGCGATTGGCCACCGGTTGAATATGACGCCACACCCCGCGACCGAGGCTTTCGATGCGGGTCAGGCCGCTCCACCAGCCGGCCAGATACAAGCCCATGGCAATCAGCAGTAGCCCGGCCAGCACGCGCATGAACAGCGCGGCGGGACTGTTGGCCACCGCCCAACCCGCGAGGCCGATCAGCAATCCGGCGGTGGCATAACTGAGGATGCGACCGAGGTTGTAGGCCAGCAGCAAGCGAAAGCGCCGACTGCGCTGTTCCTTGGGAATCGCCAGCGTCAGCGCGCCCATCAAGCCGCCGCACATCCCCAGGCAGTGGCCGCCACCCAGCAGGCCGAGGATCAGCGCCGAGACCAGCAGTGGCGCCAGTTCAACCATGGGGCGGCGCCTTGTCGTCCGGTTTGCTCGCGTTGGCTTCGTCCACGGCGGCGGTGTGGTTCGGGTCCTGGTCGTCGAACAGGATGCTATGGGCCGGGCCGTCGAGGTCATCGTACTGCCCGCTGTCCACCGCCCAGAAGAAGATGTACACGGCGATGGCCACGATCAGCAGCGCGGCCGGAATCATCACGTAGAGAGCTGGCATCTGTACTCCATGCCCGCGCGGCTCAGGCCGGCAGCGGGCGGGTTTCTGATCGGGTGTTTAAAACCGGCGCGCTCGGCAGGCGAGTCAGGCGCAGGGCGTTGAGCACCACGGTCAACGAACTGATCGACATGCCGACCGCAGCCCATACGGGTGTGATCCAGCCGAGGGCGGCAAACGGCAACATGAGGCCATTGTACAGCGCGGCCCACAGCAGGTTTTCGATGATTACCCGGCGAGTCCGACGGGCCAGGGTGAACGCTTGCACCAAGGCGTCGAGGCGGTTGGACAGCAGCACCGCGTCGGCGCTGGTTTTCGCCAGATCGGTGGCCGAGCCCATGGCTACGCTGATATCGGCGGCGGCCAGAACCGGCACATCGTTGACGCCGTCGCCTAGCATCAGCACTTTGCGCCCTTCCTTGTGCAACTGTTGCAGCACTTGCAGCTTGTCGTCCGGGCGCAGGCCGCCACGGGCCTCGTCGATACCCAGTTCGGCAGCGACGCTGGCGACCATCGGCGAACTGTCACCGGACAGCAGCAAGGTGCGCCAGCCGCGCGCCTTGCAGGCAGCGAGCAGGGCGGGGGCATCGTCGCGCAGACGGTCGTCGAGGACGAACCAGGCCAGTGCTCCCGAGTCGTCACCGAGCAGCAGCCACTGGCCTGGCTCATCCGGCATCGTTGGCATCAAGGCGCCGCTGAGGGCGCAGACAAACTCCGCCTGGCCGATGCGCAAACGCTGTTCGCCGACCCATCCTTCGAGACCAAGCCCGGGCGTGCTATGGACTTCTTCAGCCGCCAAAGGTGCACGGCCGAAGGCGCGGGCAATCGGATGTTCCGAACGGTTCTCCAGTGCGGCGGCAAGGCTCAGGCATTGATCACTGTTCAGAGAACCCAGTGGACGAATCGAGCGCAGCACCAGTCGGCCTTCGGTCAGTGTGCCGGTCTTGTCGAAAATCACCGTGTCGATCTGATTCAAACCTTCCAGCACATGACCACGGGTCAGCAGTAAGCCGAGTTTGTGCAAGGTGCCGGTGGCGGCGGTAAGCGCAGTCGGCGTCGCCAGCGACAGTGCGCAAGGGCAAGTCGCGACCAGCATGGCGAGGACGATCCAGAACGCCCGTGACGCATCCAGCTGCCACCACAACAAGCCGATGGCGGCGGCGGCAATCAGTGACAGCAGCAGGAACCACTGCGCGGCGCGGTCGGCGATTTCTGCCAGTCGCGGTTTCTCGGCCTGGGCGCGATCGAGCAAACGGACGATGGCCGACAGGCGTGTGTCGTGACCCAAGGCCTGCACTTGCACGGTCAGCGCACCTTCGACGTTGAGCGTGCCGGCTGTCACCGCATCGCCCGGCATACGCGATTGGGGCAGGTATT
The sequence above is drawn from the Pseudomonas sp. FP2196 genome and encodes:
- the fnr gene encoding fumarate/nitrate reduction transcriptional regulator Fnr, with the protein product MSEPVKLRAHSQAHCKDCSLAPLCLPLSLNLEDMDALDEIVKRGRPLKKGEFLFRQGDTFDSVYAVRSGALKTFSLSDAGEEQLTGFHLPSELVGLSGMDTEKHPVSAQALETTSVCEIPFERLDELALQLPQLRRQLMRVMSREIRDDQQMMLLLSKKTADERIATFLVNLSARFRARGFSANQFRLSMSRNEIGNYLGLAVETVSRVFTRFQQNELIAAEGKEIHILDPIQLCALAGGSIDG
- the hemN gene encoding oxygen-independent coproporphyrinogen III oxidase, producing MLDAIRWDTDLIRRYDLAGPRYTSYPTAVQFNSQVGTFDLFHALRDSRKALRPLSLYVHVPFCANICYYCACNKVITKDRGRALPYLQRLEQEIQLIACHLDPAQKVEQLHFGGGTPTFLSHDELRQLMAQLRKHFNLLDDDSGDYGIEIDPREADWSTMGLLRELGFNRVSIGLQDLDPAVQRAVNRLQSLEETRAVIDAARTLQFRSINIDLIYGLPKQTPDNFARTVEEVISLQPDRLSVFNYAHLPERFMPQRRINGNELPSPAQKLEMLQRTIEQLTAAGYRYIGMDHFALPDDELAIAQEEQTLQRNFQGYTTHGHCDLIGLGVSAISQIGDLYCQNSSDLNEYQSTLAAAQLATSRGLVCNADDRLRRAVIQQLICNFSLEFIEIEQQFNIDFQGYFGALWPQLQGMAEDGLITLDSQRIEVLPAGRLLVRSVCMVFDAYLEQQNRQRFSRVI
- a CDS encoding sulfite exporter TauE/SafE family protein → MVELAPLLVSALILGLLGGGHCLGMCGGLMGALTLAIPKEQRSRRFRLLLAYNLGRILSYATAGLLIGLAGWAVANSPAALFMRVLAGLLLIAMGLYLAGWWSGLTRIESLGRGVWRHIQPVANRLLPVSSLPRALLLGALWGWLPCGLVYSTLLWSASQGNALDSALLMLAFGLGTWPVLLATGLAAERVTALLRKRSVRMAGGVLVILFGIWTLPGPHQHWLMGH
- the ccoS gene encoding cbb3-type cytochrome oxidase assembly protein CcoS; its protein translation is MPALYVMIPAALLIVAIAVYIFFWAVDSGQYDDLDGPAHSILFDDQDPNHTAAVDEANASKPDDKAPPHG
- a CDS encoding heavy metal translocating P-type ATPase; translated protein: MTTPLPCYHCALPVPSGSRFTAVVLGESREFCCPGCQAVAEAIVAGGLESYYQHRSEASANPDALPVQLVDELALYDRADVQKPFVRHEGDLAETTLLMEGISCAACGWLIEKHLRTLPAVAEARLNLSNHRLHVRWADGQLPLSQLLAELRHIGYAAHPYQADRASEQLASENRLALRQLGVAGLLWFQAMMATMATWPEFNIDLSPELHTILRWVALFLTTPIVFYSCAPFFKGAMRDLRTRHLTMDVSVSLAIGSAYIAGIWTSITGVGELYFDAVGMFALFLLAGRYLERRARERTAAATAQLVNLLPASCLRLDEAGQSERILLSELRLGDQILVQPGSILPADGKILDGQSSIDESLLTGEYLPQSRMPGDAVTAGTLNVEGALTVQVQALGHDTRLSAIVRLLDRAQAEKPRLAEIADRAAQWFLLLSLIAAAAIGLLWWQLDASRAFWIVLAMLVATCPCALSLATPTALTAATGTLHKLGLLLTRGHVLEGLNQIDTVIFDKTGTLTEGRLVLRSIRPLGSLNSDQCLSLAAALENRSEHPIARAFGRAPLAAEEVHSTPGLGLEGWVGEQRLRIGQAEFVCALSGALMPTMPDEPGQWLLLGDDSGALAWFVLDDRLRDDAPALLAACKARGWRTLLLSGDSSPMVASVAAELGIDEARGGLRPDDKLQVLQQLHKEGRKVLMLGDGVNDVPVLAAADISVAMGSATDLAKTSADAVLLSNRLDALVQAFTLARRTRRVIIENLLWAALYNGLMLPFAALGWITPVWAAVGMSISSLTVVLNALRLTRLPSAPVLNTRSETRPLPA